The Brevundimonas sp. SORGH_AS_0993 genome segment CGGTCGTAGACGACGTTCAGCAGGGCGTGGGTCATCAGCATCCAGTCGCCGTGCATGGCGTGGACGCCGCCGTGGTCGCTGGCGTCCGGCTGCCAACTGGCGCCGGAGGCATCGCGGTTCATGGGCCATGCGCCATAGGGGCTGGTCATAGCCATGGCGTGGGGAGCGTCGGACGCCATGGTGTCGTGGTCGCCGTCGTGATCGCCCATTTCCTGCGCGGCAGGGTTCGCCGCAGGGGGCTCGTGAGTGTGGTGAGCTTGGTCCTGGGCGGTCGCCGCCTGGGCGAGGGCCAAGAGGGAGGCGCCGGCGCAGACGCCGACGAGGGTTCGGATGGCCATCAGGGCCTCCTTTGATGTGATCGTGACTGAGGAGCGCCGAAACGACGCGCGGACTTCAGGCGATCAGGAGGCGTGGCGGGCCGGGTTCGGGCGACAGACGGCGGCCGACGGGCAGGCTGGAAGACCGGGAGGCGATCCGGTCTGCGGTCGGAAACGGACCGGGCAGGGCGTTCGGTGTCGGCGAGGGGGGGGCGACACAGGCCACGCAGCAGGCCATGGTCTTCAGCGTTCGGGGCGCGTGATCGGAAGGACGGCGCGTGTCCGTCTGTTCGACGGTCTGCGACATCTCATGACAAGGCGCGGCCGGCGCGGCGGCCGCGGCGAAGGCGCCGCTGACGCCCAGCGACAGCACCGCCAAGGCGCCGACCATCAACAGAACCGAGGAGACAAACCGCATAGGCTCAGGATAGGGCGCGCCTCGGCGCCCCGCAACGCTTCAGGCGGCGGGTTTCTTGTCGATCAGCGGCAGGCCCGGGGCGTCGGGTGGCGTGTTGCGGCCTTGGCCCAGGGCGCGCTGCATGAAGACGACATCGCGCCAGCCTTCGTGTTTCCAGCCTGCGGCCTTGAACACGCCCGCATCCGCAAAGCCGCGCGCACGGTGAAGGGCGACGGAGCCGACGTTGTCGGAATCGCCGATCACGGCCACCATCTGCCTCAGGCCCATCGCTTCGCAGCGCAGGATCAGAGCGTCCAGAAGCGCGCTGGCGACGCCGCGTCCTCGCGCCTCCGGCGCGACATAGATCGAATTCTCGACCATGTAGCGATAGGCTTGCCGGGTTCGAAACGGGCTAGCGTAGGCGTAGCCGACCACGCCACGGTCGATCTCGGCGACCAGGCGCGGCAGACCCAGGGCTGCCACGGCGGCGAACCGGGCCGTCATCTCCATCTCGTCCGGGGCTTCCAGCTCGAAGGTGCCGCGTCCGTTCGCCACGCTTTCGGCGTAGATGGCTGTGATCGCGGCCATATCGTCCGTTTCGACATCGCGGACGATCACGCCGTCTCCCAGCCCTTTTCAATGGCCCAGACGGCGAAGGCGTAGTCGTGGGCGACTTCCTTCAGATAGTCGAATCGCCCGGCCGCCCCGCCATGCCCAGCCTCCATGTTGATCTTCAGCAGCACCGGCTTGCCCGAAGTGGTGGCGGGCCGCAGCTTGGCGACCCACTTTTCCGGCTCCCAATAGGTCACGCGCGGGTCAGACAGGCCACCGGTCGCCAGTACGGCCGGATAGGCCTGGGACTTCACCTGATCATAGGGGCTGTAGCTCATCATATAGTCGTAGGCGTCCGGGTCCTCGATCGGATTGCCCCATTCGGGCCATTCCGGCGGCGTCAGCGGCAGGGAGGTGTCGCTCATGGTGTTGATGACGTCGACGAACGGCACTTGGCCGATGACCCCGGCCCAGAGGTCCGGCCGCATGTTGTTGACCGCGCCCATCAGCATGCCGCCGGCCGACCCGCCCTGGGCCACGATGTTTCCGGCCTTGGCGTACTTCCGCTCGATCAGATGTTCGGCGGCGGCGATGAAGTCGGTGAAGGTGTTCTTCTTCGTCATTCGGCGCGCGGCCAGGAACCAGCCCCAGCCCTTGTCCGAACCGCCTCGAATATGGGCGATGGCGTAAATCCAGCCCCGATCCACCAGCGACAGCCGGTTGGTCGAGAAGCTGGCCGGCATCGGAATGCCGTAGGAGCCATAGCCGTAAAGCAGCAGCGGCGCGGAGCCGTCGATGGGCGTGGTGCGGCGACGCAGGACGGTGACGGGCACCAGTTGCCCATCGGCGGCCGGGGCGTTCAGTCGCTCGACCACATAGTCCGCAATATTGTGACCCGAGGGAATCTGCTGGGTCTTGCGCAGCGTCCGTTCCCGCGTCGCCATGTCATAGTCGAACGTCTGCGTCGGGGTGGAGGGCGAATTGTAGGTGTAGCGGGTCGTGGGGGTGTCGAACTCAGACGCGCCCGCCAGCGACAGGGCGAAGGCAGGCTCGTCCACTGCGATCTGATGTTCGGCGCCCGCGCGGTCGCGAATGATGATGCGGGTGTTGGCGTCCCCCCGTTCCTGACGCGCCAGATGGTTCCGGGTCAAGTCCAGACCTTCGATGAAGCGGCCGGGCGTATGGGGAACCAGGTCCGTCCAATGGGCCTTGCCTGGCGTCGAGGTTGGCGCCTGGACGATCTTGAAGTCGATGGCGTCGTCGGCGTTGGTGCGGATCACCCAGCGGTCGTCCCAGTGATCGACGTCGTAGCGGACAGCGACTTGTCGCGGCTCCAGCACAACGGGTTCGGCTGTCGGCGTTTCGCCCGGAATGTAGCGGGCCTCGCTGGTTTCCTGATTCTGGATGCCGATGACGATGAACTTGTCGTCGGCGGTGCGGCCTACGCCGATGAACATGCCGTCGTCGGCCTCTTCATAGACCAGGGTGGTTTCGCCGCCGCGCGCCGGGCGGCGGAATATCTTGTCCGGGCGTCCGTTGTCGTCGCGGTTGGTCCAGAAAATCCACTGGCTGTCAGGTGAAAAGGTGAAGTCGCCGGTCGCGCTTTCTATCACCTCGGACAGGACCTCGTCGGTCGCCAGATCCTTCACATAGATCTTGTGCACCTCGGACCCTTGCGCGTCCTCGGCATAGGCGAACAGGCTGTGGTCCGGGCTGTGGGAAGCGGCCGAGACTTCCGAATAGGCCTTGCCCTTGGCCAGTTCATTGGCGTCCAGCAGCAGTTGAGGCGTCGGGGCGACGACGAAGGTCTTCGTCACCGGCTGACCCTCGACCATCCACGCGCCCTGA includes the following:
- a CDS encoding GNAT family N-acetyltransferase, whose amino-acid sequence is MIVRDVETDDMAAITAIYAESVANGRGTFELEAPDEMEMTARFAAVAALGLPRLVAEIDRGVVGYAYASPFRTRQAYRYMVENSIYVAPEARGRGVASALLDALILRCEAMGLRQMVAVIGDSDNVGSVALHRARGFADAGVFKAAGWKHEGWRDVVFMQRALGQGRNTPPDAPGLPLIDKKPAA
- a CDS encoding S9 family peptidase, whose amino-acid sequence is MNRRQILLSTAATALAASSSPALARQPSGASMPQPPVAKKIPVVIEQLGRTRTDDYQWMKDDNWQAVLRDPTLIKAEVKAHLTAENAYREAMMASTLPLQEAMFQEMRGRIKEDDSSVPAPDGGWTYYVEYRTGDQHPRYMRVERQGAWMVEGQPVTKTFVVAPTPQLLLDANELAKGKAYSEVSAASHSPDHSLFAYAEDAQGSEVHKIYVKDLATDEVLSEVIESATGDFTFSPDSQWIFWTNRDDNGRPDKIFRRPARGGETTLVYEEADDGMFIGVGRTADDKFIVIGIQNQETSEARYIPGETPTAEPVVLEPRQVAVRYDVDHWDDRWVIRTNADDAIDFKIVQAPTSTPGKAHWTDLVPHTPGRFIEGLDLTRNHLARQERGDANTRIIIRDRAGAEHQIAVDEPAFALSLAGASEFDTPTTRYTYNSPSTPTQTFDYDMATRERTLRKTQQIPSGHNIADYVVERLNAPAADGQLVPVTVLRRRTTPIDGSAPLLLYGYGSYGIPMPASFSTNRLSLVDRGWIYAIAHIRGGSDKGWGWFLAARRMTKKNTFTDFIAAAEHLIERKYAKAGNIVAQGGSAGGMLMGAVNNMRPDLWAGVIGQVPFVDVINTMSDTSLPLTPPEWPEWGNPIEDPDAYDYMMSYSPYDQVKSQAYPAVLATGGLSDPRVTYWEPEKWVAKLRPATTSGKPVLLKINMEAGHGGAAGRFDYLKEVAHDYAFAVWAIEKGWETA